The Phragmites australis chromosome 1, lpPhrAust1.1, whole genome shotgun sequence genomic interval TTTAGTTTGTGCTTAGGATATATACGTATTTTTCATTCCATATCTATAATCATTTACCAGTACACACACCtccaaataaatatatatgctGCACTAAAATATATTATTGATCTAATACAGTTCCTCCATCATCAGGCCGTCGCCTGCAGCAACGCGCGGGCTTGCTGCTAGTTTTATCATTGTTGTAAAAAGAACAGATATTGGCAAGCATATCAAATTACCTGTTGCGTGGATCGGGTGCTAATCAGCGTTCTACAAGTGAAGTTTTGTTTCAGCAAGGTGATAATCATGGTTTTAACAATTTAATAAGCAGCTTTACAATCAaagtctcttttcttttttaaaaaaaaggtttACACACGTAACATTCTCTTGAAAACTATTTGGTGTGCAATATTCAGCTCCACAGGTTAACAGTATTTGATGTTGTCAAAGACCCAGTTGGTTCAATAGCAAATAGTTAAGCCTATAGTGAATTAACTGTTGATACTAGATCATTTGTTCAAAGTCGCAAATAAGCATATTTCAGACAAATGAACAAAAACTAATCAGCAAGCAGGTAAGGAAAAACTCGATCAAGTTTCAGTAGTACTAGTATGATAGCATTAGCAGCACAGCTGCAATATAAGTAGCTATAGTAGTTGATAATTAATGGCTTACTTGTAAATGATAAAATAGCCACAACCTCATAACATCGAGGTATAACACAATGCAAAGTCACTATCTTGGCAACAAAAACTCTGGTTATGCTGATATGCATAAGCAGCCTCACAAAAATTTACCCCCCAAGCAAAAAGGGTGTTGCTCCCACCTAGTTCACCGTCAAGAGCTTGATGACGGATGCATTCCCGATACGATGCAGGGCCACAACGGACTCACCGGTGTTGCACAGCCCCATCGCCTTCGCGTTCTTGATCGcaaaatcaagtgcttcttcaGTGGCTTCGCTATCGAAGGCCTTTGCAGTGCCGGCACTCAGCATTGGGATCACACCCCTAACAATGAGGCTATGCCTTGCAGGCCCCTCGTCGCTGCAAGTCCAATCGAAGGAGTCTGTCTTCAGCTCAGGAACCACGACAGACAGTATCGGCATGGATGGCCTATACTTGGCCACAAGCCTTGCAGTTGTTCCTCCCCTGGTCAGGACCAATATAAGCGTCGCTTTGGCAGAGTTTGCTGTGCGGACAGCTGATGATGCAAGGCTCTCCAGCGGGCTCATTGGAATCGGAGCTGATGCCATGATCGACTTGAAAATAGCAGCATGGTCGACGCATGACTCTGCTTGCAAGCAGATCTTGGCCATAGTTTGTACAGCCAGCTCGGGATAAGCCCCAGCAGCTGTCTCGCCACTGAGCATGACACAGTCGGTGCCATCAAGAACTGCGTTTGCAACATCAGTTGCTTCTGCTCGAGTAGGGCGAGAAGACTTGATCATAGATTCCAACATCTGGGTTGCAGTCACAACTGGCTTGCCCTGAATGTTGCACTTGAAAATCATCACCTTCTGTGCAAAGAAGATCTTCTCTATAGGAATTTCCATCCCTAAATCACCTCTTGCCACCATGAAAGCATCAGAGTTTgccaggatatcatcaaagttAGCTACTCCCTCTTGATTCTCAACCTGCACGTTCAAATTAATTATAACCTAGATACTCAGAAGTCTAGTAACTCGAAATGAGAATGCCATACCTTTGACATCAGCATTATGGACTTGGCATGCTCACCAAGTACCTTCCTGACCTGTACAAGATCTGAACCCTTGCGAACAAACGACAATGCAATCATGTCAATCTTGTTTGGGACACCCCATTTAAGGATGTCCTCCTTGTCCTTTTCAGTGAGTGTTGGGAGATCAACAATGACTCCTGGAAGATTGACATTCTTCCTCTCACCAAGCATAGAAGTGTTCTCACAGCGGCACCGAACCATGGCCTGCTCTTTATCACAATGAAGCACAGTAAGAGTGATGGTACCATCAGCACACAATATGACACTGCCTGGCTTCAGATCCACTGCTAGCTTCTTATAGCTCATTGATATCATTTTCTCATCACCCTTAATGCTATAATCTGTGGAAATTGTGATCTCTTGGCCCTTTTTCAATTGAATTGGCTTCCCATCTTTCAAAAATCCAGTTCTGATCTCTGGACCCTGCAATATATATCATCCAATCCAATGAATATATGATCAGTGGTAGTTCATGGAACAACTGTACACACAACAAGTGAAGAGTCTTATAAATGTTTCTCCAAATAAGTGACTTGGGAGATCAAACAACATCTGGAAAATTATGAGAATGCCATCACAAAATCGCCTTTGatggaaaataccatcggaaaGTTCACGAGTTGGAAACTACCATCGCAAACGGGAATGGCGCTGGAAAATACCATGGATGTTCATTTTTCCATCCAACTCCTCTGTTAAAGACAAAATATGCCAATCTTGCCCTAGCACCATCGTCTTCTTCCCCAACACTAGAGAGCTCATCATCCACGCCAGGACAGCGTCGCCCCACCTTGGCTCCCAGCTCCTCCACAGCCGCAGAGCACCACGGAGCTCCTCTGTTGACTAAGGAGGACCGTCGCCCTACCTTAACTCCCCCggccctctcctctctctctctctcattctctcacTTGGCCAAACAGAGCACCAAAGCAGACTGAGAAGCAGAATAGAGCAACAGAGAGCAGAGCAACGCGCCACCACCGGCCAAATCCGTTGCGCCTCGAAGAATTCCCTCGAGCCCGAGCCGTGAGGACCCCGAAGGGAGGTTATGCGAAGGGTTCTAGGACGAATCCTGGCGGATCCCCCTCgaatcccccccccccggcccgccgacgagctcctcctcacgaTTCAGACTAGTGGTGAGCATCTCCCGACCTTCCTTTTGCTTGTGCGCACACTAGTTTGGCCCAGGCCCGTCTCCGGCGTGGTTGCCCATGGTGACAAAGGCGTCGTAGCCCCTCTGTGCTTGCCACCGGCCATCTTCTGGCCAAGCCTGCCAGCCAAGCCCCACCCAAATGGATTCCCCGTGTTGCGCTCTTTCTTTTGGTGCCCTCAGCCGGGCCGTTTGGGCCGCCGAGCAAGCCAAGCCGCCGGTGCTCCCCTGCTACTCCCCagccctccccctctctttcgcTGGGCAATGGTGCTGTTGCGTTGGGCGTGGCGGCTTTAGGGTGCCTCTACATCGACACGAGGCCCACGACTGCCACGACGAGCTATGCGACCGACACGGTCGCGTACGCCTGCGCTGAGTGCAGCCGAAGCTCGTCCCTCTGCATCTGGCGCAGACGAGTTGAGGCAGGCTACATGAAGCAAGCTGGAGGCAAGCGTCGCACGGTCCTGCCCTGCAAATGGGCTCCATCCTGGGTGTCTGGTCCTGCACGCCGATGGCGATTTCGTGCTCGAGTGTGCTCGATTGAAGAAGGGCACTTTGATCATTTCGCGTTCACTTAACAACAGATGGACGATAGAAGTGACAGAAGTAGCATTTTGCAACACACACCCAATTTTGCGATGGTAGTTTCCAACTCGTGAACTTTCCGATGGTATTTTTCAGCTAAGGCGATTTTGCGATGTTATTCTCATAATTTTCCCAACATCATTTCATTAGCTACACAACtcacaaaataaaaaagtgagttaTTTT includes:
- the LOC133910052 gene encoding pyruvate kinase, cytosolic isozyme-like, with the translated sequence MAGCGEAAAAVMRRRPKTKIVCTLGPASRSVEMISRLLRAGMCVARFNFSHGSHEYHQETLDNLRAAMDLTGILCAVMLDTKGPEIRTGFLKDGKPIQLKKGQEITISTDYSIKGDEKMISMSYKKLAVDLKPGSVILCADGTITLTVLHCDKEQAMVRCRCENTSMLGERKNVNLPGVIVDLPTLTEKDKEDILKWGVPNKIDMIALSFVRKGSDLVQVRKVLGEHAKSIMLMSKVENQEGVANFDDILANSDAFMVARGDLGMEIPIEKIFFAQKVMIFKCNIQGKPVVTATQMLESMIKSSRPTRAEATDVANAVLDGTDCVMLSGETAAGAYPELAVQTMAKICLQAESCVDHAAIFKSIMASAPIPMSPLESLASSAVRTANSAKATLILVLTRGGTTARLVAKYRPSMPILSVVVPELKTDSFDWTCSDEGPARHSLIVRGVIPMLSAGTAKAFDSEATEEALDFAIKNAKAMGLCNTGESVVALHRIGNASVIKLLTVN